In Fusobacterium hwasookii, a single window of DNA contains:
- the purM gene encoding phosphoribosylformylglycinamidine cyclo-ligase, giving the protein MINSYKDSGVDKEEGYKAVELMKKNVLKTHNKSVLTNLGSFGAMYALGQYKNPVLISGTDGVGTKLEIAMKQKKYDTVGIDCVAMCVNDVLCHGAKPLFFLDYLACGKLDAEIAAQLVSGVTEGCLQSYAALVGGETAEMPGFYKEGDYDIAGFCVGIVEKDNLIDGSKVKEGNKIIAVASSGFHSNGYSIVRKVFTDYNEKISLKEYGENVTMGDVLLTPTKIYVKPILKVLEKFNVNGMAHITGGGLYENLPRCMGKELSPVVFRDKVRVPEIFKLIAERSKIKEEELFGTFNMGVGFTLVVEEKDVESIIELLTSLGETAYEIGHIEKGDHNLCLK; this is encoded by the coding sequence ATGATAAATTCTTATAAAGATTCAGGTGTTGATAAAGAAGAGGGATACAAAGCAGTTGAATTAATGAAGAAAAATGTTTTAAAAACTCATAATAAATCAGTTCTAACAAACTTAGGTAGCTTTGGAGCTATGTATGCATTAGGACAATATAAAAATCCTGTTTTAATTTCTGGAACTGATGGGGTTGGAACAAAATTAGAGATTGCAATGAAACAAAAAAAATATGATACAGTAGGAATAGACTGTGTTGCTATGTGTGTAAATGATGTATTATGCCATGGAGCTAAACCATTATTTTTCCTAGATTATTTAGCTTGTGGAAAACTTGATGCAGAAATTGCAGCTCAATTAGTTTCAGGAGTTACAGAAGGTTGTCTACAATCTTATGCTGCTTTAGTAGGTGGAGAAACAGCAGAAATGCCAGGTTTCTATAAAGAGGGAGATTATGATATAGCTGGATTCTGTGTTGGAATAGTTGAAAAAGATAATTTAATAGATGGTTCAAAAGTTAAAGAAGGAAATAAAATAATAGCAGTGGCTTCAAGTGGTTTCCATAGTAATGGATATTCAATAGTAAGAAAGGTATTTACTGATTACAATGAAAAAATTTCTTTAAAAGAATATGGAGAAAATGTAACTATGGGAGATGTTTTATTGACTCCTACAAAAATTTATGTAAAACCTATATTAAAAGTTTTAGAAAAATTTAATGTAAATGGAATGGCACATATAACAGGTGGAGGTCTATATGAAAACTTACCTCGTTGTATGGGAAAAGAATTATCTCCAGTAGTATTTAGAGATAAGGTAAGAGTACCTGAAATATTTAAGTTAATTGCTGAAAGAAGTAAAATAAAAGAAGAAGAATTATTTGGAACTTTCAATATGGGAGTAGGTTTTACTTTAGTAGTAGAAGAAAAAGATGTTGAATCTATTATTGAATTATTAACTTCATTAGGTGAAACTGCTTATGAAATAGGACATATTGAAAAAGGAGATCATAATTTATGTCTGAAATAA
- the purC gene encoding phosphoribosylaminoimidazolesuccinocarboxamide synthase gives MEKGKFIYEGKAKQLYETDDKDLVIVHYKDDATAGNGAKKGTIHNKGIMNNEITALIFNMLEEHGIKTHFVKKLNDRDQLCQRVSIFPLEVIVRNIIAGSMAKRVGIKEGTKINNTIFEICYKNDEYGDPLINDHHAVAMGLATYDELKEIYDITGKINNLLKEKFDNIGITLVDFKIEFGKNSKGEILLADEITPDTCRLWDKETGEKLDKDRFRRDLGNIEEAYIEVVKRLTEKK, from the coding sequence ATGGAAAAAGGAAAATTTATTTATGAAGGAAAGGCAAAACAACTATATGAAACTGATGATAAGGATTTAGTTATTGTTCACTATAAAGATGATGCAACTGCTGGAAATGGAGCAAAAAAAGGAACTATTCACAATAAAGGTATAATGAATAATGAAATAACAGCTTTAATATTTAATATGTTAGAAGAACATGGAATAAAAACTCACTTTGTTAAAAAATTAAATGATAGAGATCAATTATGTCAAAGAGTAAGTATATTTCCTCTTGAAGTTATAGTTAGAAATATAATAGCTGGTTCTATGGCTAAAAGAGTTGGAATAAAAGAAGGAACTAAAATAAATAACACTATATTTGAAATTTGTTATAAAAATGATGAATATGGAGATCCTTTAATAAATGACCATCATGCAGTAGCAATGGGGCTTGCAACATATGATGAACTAAAAGAAATTTATGATATAACTGGAAAAATAAATAATCTTTTAAAAGAAAAATTTGATAACATTGGAATAACATTAGTAGATTTCAAAATTGAATTTGGTAAAAATTCTAAGGGAGAAATTTTACTTGCTGATGAAATTACTCCTGATACTTGTAGATTATGGGATAAAGAAACAGGAGAAAAATTAGATAAAGACAGATTCAGAAGAGATTTAGGAAATATAGAAGAAGCATATATAGAAGTAGTTAAAAGATTAACTGAAAAGAAATAA
- the purE gene encoding 5-(carboxyamino)imidazole ribonucleotide mutase has protein sequence MKVGIIFGSKSDVDVMKGAAECLKKFGIEYSAHVLSAHRVPELLEETLEKFEKEDYGVIIAGAGLAAHLPGVIASKTVLPVIGVPIKAAVEGLDALFSIVQMPKSIPVATVAINNSYNAGMLAVEILAVGNKELREKLLEFRKEMKEDFKKNIHVEL, from the coding sequence ATGAAAGTAGGAATTATATTTGGAAGTAAATCAGATGTTGATGTAATGAAAGGAGCAGCAGAGTGTTTAAAAAAGTTTGGAATAGAATATTCTGCACATGTTCTATCAGCACATAGAGTTCCAGAACTTTTAGAAGAAACTTTAGAAAAATTTGAAAAAGAAGACTATGGAGTTATCATTGCTGGAGCAGGACTTGCAGCACATTTACCAGGAGTTATAGCTTCAAAAACAGTTCTACCTGTAATTGGAGTACCCATAAAGGCTGCAGTAGAAGGTTTAGATGCACTATTCTCAATAGTACAAATGCCAAAATCAATTCCAGTTGCGACTGTAGCAATTAATAATTCATATAATGCTGGAATGTTAGCAGTAGAAATATTAGCAGTTGGAAATAAAGAATTAAGAGAAAAACTTTTAGAATTTAGAAAAGAAATGAAAGAAGATTTCAAAAAAAATATACATGTAGAACTATAA